The nucleotide window GCTGGTATCGGATTCAATAGCCTGTGGCACAGCGTCCACAACCTTTTCCTGTTGATGCTTTGGGGTATCCGGCAGAGGATCGTCAAGTGGTCCCGGTTCGGGTGGGATAGGGTTTGCGTAAGTTGAATGGATGATATTTAACAACTCATCGTCCGTGATCTTGAAATTTAGCGAGTGACATTGTTCCCGTACATCTTCATAGAGGTCTTGAATAGGCATTCCCCGCTGAAACCCCAGGTGAACCAATGCCGGAATTTTAGACACACAGAGGATGCCGCGTTCAGCATTATATTGTTCGGCGAGGGGAGGGGAGGTCATCGGCTTTTCCTTCCAATGGCCCGCACCCGGTTTTCTGTTCTGTCGACTGCTTTCTTTGCTAACCATTCATCAACCTCATTGACGAACCATCCAACGGAATTTCCGCCCAGGCTGATTCGCCGGGGGAATTTATCTGCCTTTTCCATCCGCCATATAGTCGCGTCGCTCAGGCTGAGTTTACTGAAAAGTTCCGGTTTTCTGATAATTCGCGTTTCCATGCCTTTCACCTCAAAAAAAATGCCAGTCAAGTTTCCTTGATTGGCAATATAATGTAGTGAAATGGAATGCGTAAGTCACGAAAGGGAAATAATTATTCCAATTTCGTGACCTCTTTTTTTAAGGCTGCGTGGATTTTTCTTTTCGGGTATTCGTATTTAAGATTAAGGCCCTCAAGTGCAATTTTCACCACGTCCACGAAAAGGCCCTCAAGATATTTAGTCGGTTTTTTATAAAAACATCGTTCCCATGTCTTCGCTATTTCCGCTACAATACCTTTACTATCAGCAGTTGGCCTTCCCTTGAAACGCTGCCCCATTGAATCATCAAGACGCTTGATTTTTTTTATCAATATACTCAACAGATTCCCTGCGGTAACAGCTAATTCTTGGCATTCTCCGTATTCTGGATTGTGCACGTCAAATGCGGAAAAGCTGGAAAGTTGGCGAATTAATCGGCCTTCATTTATCTCATTTAGCAGGGCATAGCTCTTTTCCAAAAGAGTGACCATGGATTTTCTATCATTTTTATAGGTTCTGTAATCCGGTTGGTCAAGCAAACAGGCTGCGCCTTCGCAACAGTCACGAAGTTCAACAATAAACCGCATGACTTGTGCGGGCTCAAATTTATTTAATAGCAATAAATCCTTAATATCGTATGCCTGTCGATGTGTGAAAGGGTAACAATCATAATAACCAGGAATTTCTAAGAGTTCCTTTTGCATTTCTTTTAATTCCATCTCCGTAAGAAATTCTGTTTCTTCTATTTCCGTCTTAATATCTTTATCCATGACGCACCTCGTTTAATTGAATGACGTTTGAAACAGATTCAGAAAGGCCCAGGATTTCACTCAATCGCCGTTCCCATAGGGCAAGCGCTTGACGCTTCTCTGCATCGTAACTGTGGCGGTTATAGATCCCCAGGACGCCTTGAAGCTTGTGTCCCAGGACGCGCTCGGCAACGATATCCGATATGCCTATCTCTGCCAGCCGGGTTCGTAGCGTCCTGCGTAAGTCGTGGGGGGTGAATCGTTCATTGATTCCCATTTCCGCACTGTGTCGTCGGATCGCATTGGCCATCGTGCCGACGCTAATAGGGATGTCGGATTCCTTTGGTTTGGCAATGTCCGGTTTCTTGTGTTGGTAAAGCGGCGACCGTGGAGACACAAAGACGAACCTGCTCCCGGTGCTATATGGTCGCGCCTGTTCGATGATCTCCGCGAGCATCGGGGTTATCGGGACCCGATTTTCCTCGCGGGTCTTGGATCGATCAGCAGGGATAATCCACCAATCGCCTTCGATTTCGTTCCAGCTCATCCCGGCGACCTCTCCCGGCCTCTGGCCCGTTAGCAGGATCGCCTTGAGTGCCAGTTTGGTCAGTCGATAAATGTCGATGTCGGTCTGTTCCAGTTCAAGACAATTCCAGAGAGCCTTAATTTCTGCATCTGTAAGAACTCTCGAACGGCTGTTTTCTTTTCCCCGTCGCATCCCGGCAAGAGGGGAGAAGTCGATAATGCCCCTCTCGCTCGCAAAATTGAACATGCGGATCAAGACCCCTTGTAAGCGGTTTGCAGTAATAGGAGCTCGCTTTCGAACCTTATCAAGAAGCAGGACCGCATCCCGGCGGGTTATTGATGAAACCTTGCGTTTTTTCCATGTTGGGATTGCGTCCTTATCGACAAGTCGTTTCCGCTCGTTGCCTGACGGGGTCTTGCCCAGCTCTTCTTCCCAAAATTCGTCAAGAAGGTCTTGAACGGTCGGTGCCGCCTTCCGCTTGGCTTTTGCTTCTATTGCCTTCTTTCCCGGATCAATGCCTTGCTGCACATCCATTATTGCCTGATTGTGGCGCTTCCGTGCCTCCTCCAACGGGATACCGGGATATTCGCCCAGCGTCATTATACGGGGTGCCCCCTCGAACATGTAGCGAAAAAACCACGATTTGCCGCCGGTAGGCTTGATCCTGATTGATAATCCCTTTGCGTCTGTTACTTCGTAGCGCTTCTCCATCGGTTTCAATTTTTTGATTTGCAGATCTGTGAGACCCATGATATAACCTCTCGAAGCTTTTGGAAGAGTGCATTTCCTGGCTACAAGATTGGCTACAAGAAATGCCTT belongs to Syntrophales bacterium and includes:
- a CDS encoding tyrosine-type recombinase/integrase, translated to MGLTDLQIKKLKPMEKRYEVTDAKGLSIRIKPTGGKSWFFRYMFEGAPRIMTLGEYPGIPLEEARKRHNQAIMDVQQGIDPGKKAIEAKAKRKAAPTVQDLLDEFWEEELGKTPSGNERKRLVDKDAIPTWKKRKVSSITRRDAVLLLDKVRKRAPITANRLQGVLIRMFNFASERGIIDFSPLAGMRRGKENSRSRVLTDAEIKALWNCLELEQTDIDIYRLTKLALKAILLTGQRPGEVAGMSWNEIEGDWWIIPADRSKTREENRVPITPMLAEIIEQARPYSTGSRFVFVSPRSPLYQHKKPDIAKPKESDIPISVGTMANAIRRHSAEMGINERFTPHDLRRTLRTRLAEIGISDIVAERVLGHKLQGVLGIYNRHSYDAEKRQALALWERRLSEILGLSESVSNVIQLNEVRHG